The Marinobacter halotolerans genome includes a window with the following:
- a CDS encoding LysR family transcriptional regulator — protein sequence MNEQNIRWDDLQIIAAIADTGTLSGAGRRLGVSHATVFRRLTNLENQLGVTLFERSRTGYSASAAGEDLFAVAKRVQTDITGAERRLAGKDLKLSGTIRVTTTDTLFAGLLAKPFDTFRTDYPDIKLEVVISNQVQSLSKREADVAIRPTDNPPETLVGRKVGVIRQSVYGQRQHWQNEQTPLQTLTGHLWIGPDNHMGNRALETWMARNGLDEFSHYRVDSMLGMQTATRSGAAVAVLPDYLGEVDPELCRLTDSIGELDIPLWILTHPDLRRVKRIREFTQVIGECLRKRLG from the coding sequence ATGAACGAACAGAACATCCGATGGGATGACCTGCAAATCATCGCCGCCATTGCCGACACGGGCACGCTGTCCGGCGCTGGCAGGCGCCTGGGAGTGAGCCATGCGACCGTCTTCCGCCGGCTGACGAATCTGGAAAATCAGCTGGGCGTCACCCTGTTTGAACGTTCACGCACTGGCTATTCCGCAAGCGCCGCCGGCGAGGACCTGTTCGCGGTCGCAAAACGGGTACAAACAGACATCACCGGCGCCGAACGCCGACTAGCGGGAAAAGACCTGAAGCTGTCCGGCACCATCCGGGTCACCACCACCGACACCCTGTTTGCGGGCCTGCTGGCCAAACCCTTCGACACCTTTCGGACGGACTATCCCGACATCAAGCTGGAAGTCGTCATCTCCAACCAGGTGCAAAGTTTGAGCAAACGGGAAGCGGACGTCGCCATTCGCCCCACCGATAACCCGCCGGAAACGCTGGTTGGTCGCAAGGTTGGGGTAATCCGGCAAAGCGTTTACGGGCAGCGACAGCATTGGCAGAACGAACAGACGCCCCTGCAAACCTTAACCGGGCACCTATGGATTGGCCCGGACAACCATATGGGCAACCGTGCCCTGGAAACCTGGATGGCCCGGAATGGACTGGACGAGTTCAGCCATTACCGGGTCGACTCCATGCTGGGCATGCAAACCGCCACGCGATCAGGCGCGGCTGTTGCCGTGCTTCCGGACTATCTGGGGGAGGTAGATCCAGAGCTCTGCCGGCTGACGGATTCCATTGGAGAGTTGGACATTCCACTGTGGATTCTGACCCATCCTGATCTGAGGCGGGTGAAGCGAATTCGGGAGTTTACACAGGTTATTGGGGAGTGTTTGCGGAAGCGGCTTGGTTAG
- a CDS encoding DUF4174 domain-containing protein, whose protein sequence is MNRLSDYRWNNRLVLVQAAPDTEGAIDTLQAAQAGIDDRDIIWFVNTESGLVSNQGALTRGVAQDVTDLLEKSDADERVLLIGKDGGIKSREPTLNLDAIFRRIDAMPMRIREMRED, encoded by the coding sequence ATGAACCGACTGTCCGATTACCGATGGAACAACCGGCTTGTGCTCGTGCAGGCGGCGCCTGACACAGAGGGTGCGATAGACACCTTACAGGCCGCGCAGGCCGGTATAGACGATCGGGATATCATCTGGTTTGTGAACACCGAATCAGGCCTGGTCTCGAATCAGGGGGCGCTGACCAGGGGCGTTGCACAAGACGTAACGGACCTGTTGGAAAAGAGCGATGCGGACGAACGCGTCCTTCTGATCGGCAAGGACGGCGGTATCAAAAGTCGCGAGCCGACCCTGAATTTGGATGCTATTTTCCGCCGAATCGATGCCATGCCGATGCGCATTCGGGAGATGCGGGAGGATTGA
- a CDS encoding Dps family protein produces MSKNFIGLDTEKTAKLADSLNDLLSNYQIFYMNVRGYHWNIKGDNFFELHVKFEELYDDLLLKIDEIAERVLTLGHRPAHAYSTYIEKSEVPERKDVSDGKEAMENIVESFAKLITRQRELLHLAGDADDEGTVALMSDYISEQEKTVWMYRSYLGH; encoded by the coding sequence ATGAGCAAGAACTTCATCGGCCTGGATACTGAAAAAACTGCCAAACTCGCCGACTCACTGAACGATCTGCTGTCCAATTACCAGATCTTCTACATGAACGTGCGCGGCTACCACTGGAACATCAAGGGTGACAACTTCTTCGAACTGCACGTGAAGTTCGAAGAGCTTTACGATGACCTGCTGCTGAAGATCGACGAAATCGCCGAGCGGGTCCTAACACTGGGCCACCGCCCGGCCCACGCCTACAGTACCTATATCGAAAAATCCGAAGTGCCGGAGCGCAAAGACGTATCCGACGGCAAAGAAGCCATGGAAAACATCGTGGAAAGCTTCGCCAAACTGATCACCCGCCAGCGTGAACTGCTGCACCTGGCCGGCGATGCCGACGACGAAGGCACCGTGGCACTGATGAGCGACTACATCTCCGAGCAGGAAAAAACGGTCTGGATGTATCGCAGCTACCTGGGCCACTAA
- a CDS encoding PaaI family thioesterase — MLQSFALKRQLIERGHPQKEKAVSDLFEFGKKILESQPFSVLLGTELELFEPGTAVLGLVVREELKQQHGFVHGGVISYLADNALTYAGGSVLGDSVTSEYKINYLRPAIGRKLLARATVLSSGKNQAVCQCNVVAIGDEGERIVAVAQGTITRAGLKE, encoded by the coding sequence TTGCTGCAAAGCTTCGCGTTGAAGCGTCAGTTGATTGAAAGGGGACATCCGCAAAAGGAAAAGGCAGTGAGTGACTTGTTCGAATTCGGTAAAAAGATATTGGAGAGCCAGCCATTCAGCGTTCTGCTCGGCACTGAGCTTGAACTTTTTGAGCCCGGAACGGCGGTTCTTGGCCTGGTTGTGCGCGAAGAGCTGAAGCAGCAGCATGGTTTCGTCCACGGCGGTGTGATCAGTTATCTGGCAGACAATGCATTGACCTATGCCGGTGGCTCGGTGCTGGGCGATTCGGTTACCTCCGAGTACAAGATCAATTATTTGCGACCTGCTATCGGTAGAAAACTGTTGGCAAGAGCAACAGTGCTTTCGTCAGGGAAAAACCAGGCTGTGTGTCAGTGTAATGTTGTGGCAATTGGGGATGAAGGCGAGCGCATCGTTGCCGTTGCTCAGGGAACCATCACCAGGGCCGGCTTAAAGGAATAA
- the gtfA gene encoding sucrose phosphorylase, with the protein MLLKNAVQLICYPDRIGNNLKDLYTVVDTHLSEAIGGLHILPFFPSNADGGFSPLTHKEVDPAFGTWDDIEAFTKKYDLCVDLTVNHISDESPEFRDFIANGFDSDYADLFVHVDKFGEISPDDMAKIHIRKEKEPFREVTLSDGTKTRVWCTFTEQQIDLNYESDLAYQLMESYIGFLTSKGVNLLRLDAFGYTTKRIGTSCFLVEPEVYQILDWINEVALKHGAECLPEVHDHTSYQYAISRRNMHPYGFALPPLLLYSLLDANSVYLKNWLRMCPRNMVTVLDTHDGICIPDVEGVLPDEKIRVLIDNIDARSADPIMRRSAANIHSVGAIYQLTCTFYDALMQNDDAYIAARAIQFFTPGIPQVYYVGLLAGCNDHELMEESGELRDINRHYYTLDEVEEDIQKPVVQRLLSLMKFRSNYPAFDGHFELNYSNSSSVAMAWRHGEYYCHLFVDLNFKTVKVNYVDVETGKTRHLEC; encoded by the coding sequence ATGTTGTTAAAAAATGCGGTGCAGCTGATCTGTTACCCGGACCGGATCGGCAATAACCTGAAAGACCTCTACACGGTCGTCGACACGCATCTGTCCGAAGCCATCGGGGGGCTGCACATCCTGCCGTTTTTTCCCTCCAACGCCGATGGCGGCTTCTCGCCGCTGACCCACAAGGAGGTGGACCCGGCGTTTGGCACCTGGGACGACATCGAAGCCTTCACCAAAAAGTACGACCTGTGCGTGGACCTGACCGTTAACCACATCTCGGACGAATCCCCCGAGTTCCGCGATTTCATCGCCAACGGCTTCGACTCGGACTACGCCGATCTGTTTGTGCACGTGGACAAATTCGGCGAGATCTCGCCGGACGACATGGCGAAGATCCACATCCGCAAGGAGAAAGAACCCTTCCGTGAAGTGACCCTTTCTGACGGCACCAAAACCCGGGTGTGGTGTACCTTCACCGAACAGCAGATCGACCTGAATTACGAATCCGACCTGGCCTACCAGCTGATGGAAAGCTACATCGGATTCCTGACCTCCAAGGGCGTTAACCTGCTGCGCCTAGACGCATTCGGCTACACCACCAAACGCATTGGCACCAGCTGCTTCCTGGTGGAACCGGAGGTGTACCAGATACTCGACTGGATCAACGAAGTCGCCCTGAAACACGGCGCGGAATGCCTGCCGGAAGTGCATGACCACACCAGCTACCAGTACGCCATCAGCCGCCGGAACATGCACCCCTACGGCTTCGCCCTGCCGCCGCTGTTACTGTATTCGCTGCTGGATGCGAACAGCGTGTACCTGAAGAACTGGCTGCGCATGTGCCCGCGCAACATGGTCACCGTGCTGGATACCCACGACGGCATCTGCATCCCGGATGTGGAGGGCGTGTTGCCGGACGAGAAAATCCGTGTACTGATCGACAACATCGACGCCCGCAGCGCCGACCCCATCATGCGGCGCTCAGCGGCCAACATTCACAGCGTGGGGGCCATCTACCAGCTCACCTGCACCTTCTATGACGCACTGATGCAGAACGACGACGCCTACATCGCCGCCCGCGCCATCCAGTTCTTCACGCCCGGCATCCCGCAGGTCTATTACGTGGGCCTCCTGGCCGGCTGCAACGATCATGAACTGATGGAAGAAAGTGGCGAACTGAGGGACATCAACCGCCACTACTACACCCTGGACGAAGTGGAAGAAGACATTCAGAAACCGGTAGTCCAACGCCTGCTGAGCCTGATGAAGTTCCGCAGCAACTACCCGGCCTTTGATGGGCACTTCGAACTGAACTATTCCAACAGCTCCAGCGTCGCCATGGCCTGGCGCCACGGCGAGTATTACTGCCATCTGTTTGTGGACCTGAACTTCAAAACGGTGAAGGTGAACTACGTGGATGTGGAAACCGGGAAGACCAGGCATCTGGAATGCTGA
- a CDS encoding dihydrolipoyl dehydrogenase, whose protein sequence is MEKRDVDVAIIGVGTAGMVAYKRVTKATDKVVLIEADQYGTTCARVGCMPSKLLIAAADNAHQMQLGDLFGISAGNITVDGKKVMERVRSERDRFAGSVVRSVENFPEEHRLMGHARFVGPNRLMVGDHTEVNAERIIIATGARPNIPGFLKDAKDRLVVNDDIFEWQDLPESVAIFGPGVIGLELGQALARLGVRVRMFGKSGSIGAIQDKTIRDYALKTFNEEFPLDPEADVKKVERVEQGVAVTFAENGSDTTETFDYLLAATGRRPNVDGLDIQNAGIELDDKGSPVFDPYTLRCGDSHIFIAGDANNSLPLLHEAADEGHIAGQNAASWPEVRTGLRRTHLAIVFTDPQIATVGLTRDQVDERCKGCFAVGEVSFEDQGRSRVIGKNRGLLRVYGEHGTGLFMGAEMFGPAAEHIAHLLAWSAQKRLTVSEMLEMPFYHPVIEEGLRTALKDLNRNLSIGPAPEEGCTDCGPGV, encoded by the coding sequence ATGGAAAAGCGAGACGTAGACGTTGCCATCATCGGCGTGGGCACCGCAGGCATGGTCGCCTACAAGCGGGTAACCAAAGCCACCGACAAGGTGGTACTGATCGAGGCCGACCAGTACGGGACGACTTGCGCCAGGGTTGGCTGCATGCCCAGCAAGCTCCTGATTGCCGCCGCCGACAACGCCCACCAGATGCAGCTTGGGGATCTGTTCGGCATATCGGCCGGCAACATCACCGTGGATGGCAAAAAGGTGATGGAACGCGTCCGGTCCGAGCGGGATCGCTTCGCCGGATCGGTGGTCCGTTCGGTGGAGAACTTCCCCGAGGAACATCGGCTGATGGGCCATGCCCGGTTCGTTGGCCCCAACCGCCTGATGGTGGGGGACCACACCGAAGTGAACGCCGAGCGCATCATCATCGCCACCGGCGCCCGCCCAAACATCCCCGGCTTCCTGAAAGACGCCAAGGACCGCCTGGTGGTGAACGACGACATCTTCGAATGGCAGGACCTTCCCGAGTCCGTGGCGATATTCGGCCCCGGGGTAATCGGCCTGGAACTGGGGCAGGCCCTTGCACGGCTGGGGGTGCGGGTGCGCATGTTCGGCAAAAGCGGCTCCATCGGCGCGATACAGGACAAGACCATCCGCGACTACGCCCTGAAAACCTTCAACGAGGAATTCCCCCTGGACCCGGAAGCCGACGTTAAGAAAGTCGAGCGGGTGGAGCAGGGCGTTGCCGTCACCTTTGCTGAGAATGGCAGCGACACCACCGAAACCTTCGACTACCTGCTGGCCGCTACTGGCCGCCGCCCCAACGTCGACGGGCTGGATATACAGAATGCCGGTATCGAACTGGACGACAAGGGCAGCCCGGTATTCGACCCCTACACCCTGCGCTGCGGCGACAGCCATATTTTTATCGCCGGCGACGCCAACAACAGCCTGCCGCTTCTGCATGAAGCCGCCGATGAAGGGCACATTGCCGGGCAGAACGCGGCGTCCTGGCCGGAGGTGCGTACCGGCCTGCGCCGCACCCATCTGGCCATCGTGTTTACCGATCCGCAGATCGCCACCGTGGGGCTTACCCGCGACCAGGTTGATGAGCGCTGCAAAGGCTGCTTTGCGGTAGGGGAAGTGTCGTTTGAAGACCAGGGGCGCAGCCGCGTGATCGGCAAGAATCGCGGGCTATTGCGGGTTTACGGGGAACACGGCACCGGCCTGTTCATGGGCGCGGAAATGTTCGGCCCGGCGGCGGAGCACATTGCTCACCTGCTGGCCTGGTCCGCCCAAAAGCGGCTGACCGTCAGCGAGATGCTGGAAATGCCCTTCTATCACCCGGTGATTGAAGAGGGCCTGCGCACGGCGCTGAAGGACCTGAACCGCAACCTCAGCATTGGCCCTGCGCCTGAGGAAGGCTGCACGGATTGTGGGCCGGGCGTGTAA
- a CDS encoding secretin N-terminal domain-containing protein, with translation MRLPFIVAALMAVLMAGLANPLMAAPEARQYELSQRSAADVAQQLRDLYPGDELTVSSQGQQLIVRAEPRVLDEIGQLIETMDVAPVQMRISVRSVNDSMGKQGGSGITITNDQVNVQATRKTISTQQTRQRSLMVQEGQSAQITSGQVRALPMAIRGGRNPAVFLEQVETRSGFIVSPQVISDRAIELSIVSFEEEPDSGVPGYETEALMTIRRVEPGQWVSLGSTRETVSGQQSGIVYSTGQDSKGSTSYEVRVDLL, from the coding sequence ATGCGCCTTCCTTTTATAGTTGCGGCTTTGATGGCTGTTCTGATGGCCGGCCTGGCCAACCCTCTAATGGCCGCCCCGGAAGCGCGGCAATACGAATTAAGCCAGCGTTCGGCCGCTGATGTGGCACAGCAGCTCCGCGATCTCTACCCCGGCGATGAGCTTACCGTATCCAGCCAGGGCCAGCAGTTGATCGTGCGGGCCGAGCCCCGGGTGCTGGATGAAATCGGCCAGCTGATTGAAACCATGGATGTAGCCCCGGTGCAGATGCGTATTTCCGTGCGCTCGGTGAACGACAGTATGGGCAAGCAGGGGGGCAGCGGAATCACCATCACCAACGACCAGGTAAATGTGCAGGCGACCCGCAAAACCATCTCAACCCAGCAGACCCGACAGCGTTCGCTGATGGTTCAGGAAGGTCAGTCGGCCCAGATTACTTCCGGCCAGGTGCGGGCCCTGCCCATGGCCATTCGCGGCGGGCGTAATCCGGCGGTATTTCTGGAACAGGTGGAAACCCGCAGCGGGTTTATTGTCAGCCCGCAGGTGATTTCCGACAGAGCGATCGAGCTGAGCATTGTCTCGTTTGAGGAGGAACCAGACAGCGGCGTGCCCGGCTATGAAACCGAAGCCCTGATGACCATCCGCCGGGTAGAGCCGGGGCAGTGGGTATCACTGGGCAGCACGCGCGAGACGGTATCCGGACAGCAGTCCGGCATCGTCTACAGCACCGGCCAGGACAGCAAGGGCTCAACCTCCTATGAGGTTCGGGTGGACCTTCTTTAA
- a CDS encoding choice-of-anchor I family protein: MELRKSLLTLAITGSLVTLAGCTDDGTDGTDGAPGTSQTLIELNTLGTYASGAFDEAAAEIVAHDPANQRLFVVNANDVTVDVLDINDPAMPTLMGTIDASAEGGVANSVAVYGDLVAVAIEATVKQDNGKVVFYNTTDLSKIGEVTVGALPDMLTFTRDGQKVLVANEGEPSDDYTNDPEGSVSIIDLSNGVASATVTTASFAGFNADQAELEVAGLRVFGPGATLAQDMEPEYIAVSIDNQKAWVALQENNAVAELDIAAGTISAIVPLGFKDYNLIGNELDASNEDSGINIRNWPVKGMYMPDSMASYGYNGKTYYITANEGDARDYAGFSEEARVADLTLAPGVFPADIQQERNLGRLNITTTLGTTTDCGALAVTECYNELYSYGARSFSIWSADGQRVFDSGSEFERITANLIPDNFNGNNDENSFDNRSDDKGPEPEAITTGQINGQTFAFIGLERVGGIMVYNVTNPQNPEFVQYLNNRDFSVSQTQLEQGMAGDLGPESIVFIPAGQSPNSQPLLAVGNEVSGTTTLYGIDVIELTAE, from the coding sequence ATGGAACTTCGCAAATCCCTGCTTACCCTGGCCATTACCGGCTCGCTTGTTACCCTTGCCGGCTGCACCGACGACGGCACTGACGGCACCGATGGCGCCCCCGGCACCAGCCAGACCCTGATCGAACTGAACACCCTGGGCACCTACGCCAGCGGCGCCTTCGACGAAGCGGCAGCAGAGATAGTCGCCCACGACCCGGCCAACCAGCGCCTGTTCGTGGTGAATGCGAATGATGTAACCGTAGACGTACTGGACATCAACGACCCGGCCATGCCGACGCTGATGGGCACCATCGACGCCAGTGCCGAGGGCGGCGTTGCCAACAGCGTGGCGGTATACGGAGACCTGGTGGCCGTGGCCATCGAGGCAACGGTAAAGCAGGACAACGGCAAAGTGGTTTTCTACAACACCACCGACCTGAGCAAGATCGGTGAAGTCACCGTCGGCGCCCTGCCAGACATGCTGACCTTCACCCGCGACGGCCAGAAAGTACTGGTGGCCAACGAAGGCGAGCCTAGCGACGACTACACCAACGACCCGGAAGGCTCCGTCAGCATCATTGACCTGAGCAATGGCGTGGCCTCGGCTACCGTCACCACCGCCAGTTTCGCGGGCTTCAACGCCGACCAGGCCGAACTGGAAGTCGCCGGCCTGCGGGTATTCGGCCCCGGCGCCACCCTGGCCCAGGACATGGAGCCGGAATACATCGCCGTCTCCATCGACAACCAGAAAGCCTGGGTCGCCCTGCAGGAGAACAACGCCGTAGCCGAACTGGACATCGCCGCCGGCACTATCAGCGCCATCGTGCCCCTGGGCTTCAAGGACTATAACCTGATCGGCAACGAGCTGGACGCCAGCAACGAAGACAGCGGCATCAATATCCGCAACTGGCCGGTGAAAGGCATGTACATGCCCGATTCCATGGCCAGCTACGGCTACAACGGCAAAACCTATTACATCACCGCCAACGAAGGCGACGCGCGGGACTACGCTGGCTTCAGCGAAGAAGCCCGGGTAGCCGACCTGACCCTGGCCCCCGGCGTGTTTCCGGCAGATATCCAGCAAGAGCGCAACCTTGGCCGCCTGAACATCACCACCACACTTGGCACCACCACCGATTGCGGAGCCCTGGCAGTAACCGAGTGCTATAACGAACTCTACTCCTACGGCGCCCGCTCCTTCTCCATCTGGTCCGCCGACGGCCAACGGGTATTCGACAGCGGCAGCGAATTCGAGCGCATCACCGCCAACCTGATCCCGGACAACTTCAACGGCAACAACGACGAAAACAGCTTCGACAACCGCTCCGACGACAAAGGCCCGGAACCCGAAGCCATCACCACCGGCCAGATCAACGGCCAGACCTTCGCCTTCATCGGCCTGGAGCGGGTAGGCGGCATCATGGTGTACAACGTCACCAACCCGCAGAACCCCGAGTTCGTGCAGTACCTGAACAACCGCGACTTCTCCGTAAGCCAGACCCAACTGGAACAAGGCATGGCCGGCGACCTGGGCCCGGAAAGCATCGTGTTCATCCCCGCAGGCCAGAGCCCGAACAGCCAGCCCCTGCTGGCGGTGGGTAATGAAGTAAGCGGCACCACCACACTGTATGGCATTGACGTGATCGAACTGACGGCCGAATAA
- a CDS encoding NAD(P)H-dependent oxidoreductase: protein MNVLIVLAHPERASFNGGLADVAKQALEYAGHTVELDDLYQEGFDPVERASHYSQRVDEQYFAPLTEQRAHYERGALAPEVQREIGRLEWADLVIFQFPLWWHAQPAILKGWFDRVLVYGGLYSGSRRYNRGHFQGKKALCSVTTGSPHQAFMPFGRAGNMVEWLWPMHSSLYYVGFEVLAPQVSYGIQGGGIRYQDESEFRDQLEQNKTVWADRLPGLFNESSIPFTGWEDWDQNGVLEQTHPMRWRL from the coding sequence ATGAATGTGTTGATTGTACTGGCGCACCCGGAGCGGGCGTCGTTCAATGGCGGGCTGGCGGATGTGGCGAAGCAGGCCCTTGAGTATGCGGGGCACACCGTCGAACTGGACGACCTCTATCAGGAAGGATTCGATCCGGTTGAACGCGCCAGCCACTATTCCCAGAGGGTAGATGAACAGTATTTTGCGCCCTTGACCGAGCAGCGCGCCCATTATGAGCGGGGTGCCCTGGCGCCGGAGGTTCAGCGGGAAATTGGCCGGCTGGAGTGGGCCGATCTGGTGATTTTCCAGTTTCCGTTGTGGTGGCATGCGCAGCCCGCCATTCTGAAAGGCTGGTTTGATCGGGTGCTGGTTTACGGCGGGCTCTACTCCGGCAGCAGGCGATACAACCGGGGGCATTTTCAGGGTAAAAAGGCCCTGTGTTCAGTGACCACCGGGTCTCCGCATCAGGCGTTCATGCCCTTCGGTCGCGCTGGCAATATGGTGGAATGGCTGTGGCCTATGCATTCCTCGCTTTATTACGTGGGGTTTGAGGTGCTGGCGCCCCAGGTCAGCTATGGCATTCAGGGTGGTGGCATTCGTTATCAGGATGAGTCTGAATTCAGGGATCAGTTGGAGCAGAATAAAACGGTGTGGGCGGATCGGTTGCCAGGTCTGTTTAACGAGTCATCCATTCCTTTTACCGGGTGGGAAGACTGGGACCAGAACGGTGTGCTTGAACAGACTCATCCCATGCGATGGCGACTGTAG
- a CDS encoding 3-deoxy-7-phosphoheptulonate synthase gives MNMPTSIDALTATQAQQETTGTAAATPLPTPGQLRREFPVPADVQARIAEQRDAVRRILRGEDSRLLIVMGPCSIHDEVAALEYGAKLSKLADEVSDRFLIVMRAYLEKPRTTVGWKGLLYDPDRTGQGDLNEGLVRSRRLLLNLAEMGLPIATEALSPFAMDYLGDLVSWTAIGARTTESQVHREMASGLPMPVGFKNGTDGTVGVAVNAMKSAGHPHQHFGIGENGAPAMLNTPGNPDTHLVLRGGRGITNYDADSIREAMAALDAGGVSTSVMVDCSHDNACKQHERQMDIARDVIAQRNAGNSGIRGLMLESFLEPGRQSDGGELLYGCSITDPCLGWDQTEALIRLL, from the coding sequence ATGAACATGCCAACCAGCATTGACGCGCTGACCGCAACCCAGGCTCAGCAGGAAACCACGGGCACCGCAGCGGCCACGCCCCTGCCCACTCCGGGGCAGCTTAGGCGGGAGTTCCCCGTGCCTGCGGACGTACAGGCCCGGATTGCCGAACAGCGCGACGCCGTGCGACGCATTCTAAGGGGCGAGGACTCGCGGCTGCTGATCGTCATGGGGCCTTGCTCCATCCATGACGAAGTGGCGGCGCTGGAATACGGTGCAAAGCTCAGCAAGCTGGCCGATGAGGTCAGCGACCGCTTCCTGATCGTGATGCGGGCCTACCTGGAAAAGCCCCGCACTACCGTAGGCTGGAAAGGCCTGTTGTATGACCCGGACCGCACCGGCCAGGGCGACCTGAACGAGGGCCTGGTTCGCTCGCGCCGGCTGTTGTTGAACCTGGCCGAAATGGGCCTGCCCATTGCCACCGAAGCACTGAGCCCCTTCGCCATGGACTACCTGGGGGACCTGGTCAGTTGGACCGCCATCGGCGCGCGCACCACCGAATCCCAGGTGCATCGGGAAATGGCCAGCGGCCTGCCCATGCCCGTGGGCTTCAAGAACGGCACCGATGGCACGGTAGGGGTTGCGGTGAATGCCATGAAATCCGCCGGCCACCCGCACCAGCATTTCGGTATCGGCGAAAACGGCGCCCCGGCCATGCTCAACACCCCGGGTAACCCGGACACCCACCTGGTACTGCGCGGTGGCCGAGGCATCACCAACTACGACGCCGACAGCATCCGCGAGGCCATGGCGGCGCTGGACGCAGGCGGGGTTTCAACCTCGGTGATGGTGGACTGCAGCCACGACAATGCCTGCAAACAACACGAACGCCAGATGGATATTGCCAGAGACGTAATCGCCCAGCGCAATGCCGGCAATAGCGGAATTCGCGGGCTGATGCTGGAAAGCTTCCTGGAGCCGGGCCGCCAGAGCGACGGCGGGGAACTGCTCTACGGCTGCTCGATTACCGATCCGTGCCTGGGATGGGACCAGACGGAGGCTCTGATCCGCTTACTGTAG
- a CDS encoding LysE family translocator, whose product MQNYWAEFLTVALVHLLAVASPGPDFAVMLRQALCQSRRNALLTAFGIGAGILVHVCYSLLGIGLLIQQSVVLFSVLKVMGALYLTWIAIQCLKARAGGIYVDTQPRVAQSGFAALRLGFLTNTLNPKATLFFVSLFSVVISPGTPVALQAGYGIYMALATGLWFALVAVFFTLERVRKSFNRFGHWLDRLMGGVLLLLAGQLLFSTVSGSEPPSGPIPGTDR is encoded by the coding sequence ATGCAGAATTACTGGGCGGAGTTTCTGACGGTGGCGCTGGTTCACCTGCTGGCGGTGGCAAGCCCGGGCCCGGACTTTGCGGTGATGCTGCGCCAGGCCCTGTGCCAGAGCAGGCGCAATGCGCTGCTGACCGCTTTCGGCATTGGCGCGGGGATTCTGGTGCACGTGTGCTATTCCCTGCTGGGCATCGGGCTGCTGATCCAGCAGTCGGTGGTGCTTTTCAGCGTTCTGAAGGTGATGGGCGCGCTTTACCTGACGTGGATTGCCATCCAGTGCCTGAAGGCCCGGGCCGGCGGCATTTACGTGGACACCCAGCCCCGCGTGGCGCAATCCGGCTTTGCGGCCCTGCGCCTGGGATTCCTGACCAATACGCTTAACCCCAAGGCGACACTGTTCTTTGTGTCACTGTTCTCGGTGGTGATCAGCCCCGGCACGCCGGTTGCCCTGCAGGCGGGCTACGGCATCTACATGGCGCTGGCCACCGGGCTGTGGTTTGCCCTGGTCGCCGTGTTTTTCACCCTCGAGCGGGTGCGCAAAAGCTTCAACCGCTTCGGCCACTGGCTGGACCGGCTGATGGGCGGCGTGCTGCTGTTACTGGCCGGGCAGCTGCTGTTTTCTACAGTAAGCGGATCAGAGCCTCCGTCTGGTCCCATCCCAGGCACGGATCGGTAA
- a CDS encoding DUF2061 domain-containing protein: MSALKLFIHNHGSKGDQSLIKTITFAMTHFTVAFTVAYLLTGDILIGSLIAMVEPAINTVAYFFHERIWARRAAGVTRPAHNPCSLPQAQGQC; the protein is encoded by the coding sequence ATGAGCGCGCTGAAGCTTTTCATACACAACCATGGCTCGAAGGGAGATCAGTCACTGATCAAAACCATCACCTTCGCCATGACGCACTTTACGGTTGCCTTCACCGTTGCCTATCTGCTGACCGGCGACATCTTGATCGGCAGCCTGATCGCGATGGTCGAGCCGGCCATCAACACGGTTGCCTATTTCTTCCACGAGCGCATCTGGGCCCGCCGGGCCGCCGGGGTTACACGCCCGGCCCACAATCCGTGCAGCCTTCCTCAGGCGCAGGGCCAATGCTGA